The following are from one region of the Leptospira selangorensis genome:
- a CDS encoding LIC_10572 family protein: MANRRKPPRKTSGNKKQESSHKHPGGGNRGHQQKKRPEHGRPNRQQQHTVATKISETMKELPMKAPHQSGGSSGTLVKVIGFLAVALIVFFGYFIVQEYLDKTPVYGKHGWDEEAGSPVAWEDAVRYCSSRRKRLPDKEELKTFSKRADKKIKTIGLFWSTSAAGDKGDYMTVNLGSGDFSPSPSTNKFAVICVK, from the coding sequence ATGGCGAACCGTCGTAAGCCTCCCCGCAAAACTTCCGGGAATAAAAAACAAGAATCTTCCCACAAACATCCAGGCGGAGGAAACCGCGGCCATCAGCAGAAAAAAAGACCGGAGCATGGTCGCCCGAATCGTCAGCAGCAACATACTGTAGCTACTAAAATTTCAGAAACGATGAAAGAACTTCCAATGAAGGCTCCTCATCAATCCGGAGGAAGTTCAGGAACTCTCGTAAAAGTGATCGGATTTCTCGCAGTCGCATTGATCGTATTTTTCGGATATTTTATAGTTCAGGAATATTTAGATAAAACTCCCGTTTATGGAAAACATGGTTGGGATGAAGAAGCTGGATCTCCTGTAGCCTGGGAAGATGCAGTTCGTTATTGTTCCTCCAGAAGAAAGAGACTTCCGGACAAGGAAGAGCTTAAGACATTCTCTAAAAGAGCGGATAAAAAGATCAAAACAATCGGATTATTTTGGTCCACAAGTGCTGCAGGAGACAAAGGGGATTATATGACCGTAAACTTAGGCAGCGGGGATTTTTCTCCAAGTCCCAGCACAAACAAATTCGCAGTTATCTGTGTGAAATGA
- a CDS encoding tetratricopeptide repeat protein: protein MVVLTFSSVSYLTGFLLSGLCAFFLLIRKEKYETTLHLGWVFLYCALLELSFLLGTSFFHPLSFLHRWLSLPSAFLLCAHLCLYFFLLNSQASEKTGRILLGAGYFLALSILVLHIVGTIFAKPVYDFGGGVYDVIHRADERVIFWFGVIYVSIILLFGVWRGFQAHRSDIQLMALSLWVPFLLLLGTTILFHLKEIAYPLDRAIGLSFWNPIFLTALFLAWLIHLRASGEAFSLRSPILLGIVLLVLFVFQGSSWLFLQPGLESFNETVKERLKAQDLSPDSYLLSVQDNDGFVLTTSGGLETSFFAESKRDLILSFVWNNPSALNKEFPSYAKVAESLKGSEKYSENLINFSKSLEKVRKKIRNLPPKDIREGILEQISPDGKEEKFALFLKILSGSVKNSSAEGEALRNFTLDQMRELVPEGEPRFRRIPGLAMGEYYYSIIQKSPGKTQMKEIGIPYQEFLAFETGLLKKPVLAFLVCLLLFSIAINSFFSFFVIHPLDRLYSALELATEGDLQRELHPEAWDEIGSLADQFNRMIQSIRTEEDSGYSFFSRNETAPRSGGGISSWKEISDRIKKTSSVSELRKFLTDLQGSQDSHPVRSKLILKLGLKIKDYRTAYMAAQELREMGIVKDPEMLFILSYCAKKMGDIQEAIRLSEELRAISENHTQNNLHLADMYYHTNRLDEARDLAVQIRKEQGPSAAVTKLLNAIEKKGA, encoded by the coding sequence ATGGTTGTTTTAACTTTTTCCAGCGTCAGTTATCTTACCGGATTTCTTCTTTCCGGGCTCTGCGCTTTTTTTCTTCTAATTAGAAAGGAAAAATATGAAACAACCTTACATTTAGGCTGGGTATTCTTATATTGCGCGTTACTCGAGCTTTCATTTTTGCTCGGGACTTCTTTTTTTCATCCTCTTTCTTTTTTGCATAGATGGCTTTCGCTTCCTTCCGCGTTTTTACTCTGCGCCCATCTATGCTTATACTTTTTCCTGCTGAATTCACAAGCCTCCGAGAAGACAGGAAGGATCCTATTAGGTGCCGGATATTTTCTGGCATTAAGTATATTGGTCTTACATATAGTGGGAACAATATTTGCCAAACCTGTTTATGATTTTGGCGGAGGAGTCTACGACGTAATCCATAGAGCGGACGAAAGAGTGATCTTTTGGTTCGGAGTTATTTATGTTTCCATAATATTGTTGTTCGGAGTTTGGAGAGGTTTTCAAGCTCATAGATCGGATATTCAACTAATGGCTCTTTCTCTTTGGGTTCCTTTTTTACTTCTTCTTGGAACTACGATACTTTTTCATCTAAAAGAGATCGCTTATCCTTTGGACAGAGCCATCGGACTTTCCTTTTGGAACCCGATTTTTCTGACTGCATTATTTTTAGCGTGGCTGATCCATTTAAGGGCCTCCGGAGAAGCTTTCAGCCTTAGATCTCCGATTTTACTCGGGATCGTATTATTAGTATTATTCGTATTCCAAGGAAGTAGCTGGTTGTTTTTACAGCCTGGATTAGAATCTTTTAATGAAACAGTTAAAGAAAGATTAAAGGCACAAGATCTATCTCCTGATTCTTATTTACTTTCCGTACAAGACAATGACGGATTTGTTCTAACAACATCAGGGGGATTGGAGACTTCTTTTTTCGCAGAATCTAAAAGGGACCTGATACTTTCTTTTGTTTGGAATAATCCTTCCGCTTTGAATAAAGAATTCCCTTCTTATGCAAAAGTTGCCGAGTCTTTGAAAGGTTCGGAGAAATATTCTGAAAATTTAATTAACTTCTCCAAATCTTTGGAGAAGGTCCGTAAAAAGATCAGGAATCTTCCTCCTAAGGATATCCGCGAAGGGATTTTGGAACAGATCTCTCCCGATGGCAAAGAGGAGAAGTTTGCATTATTTTTAAAAATACTCTCCGGCTCCGTTAAAAACTCTTCTGCAGAAGGGGAGGCTTTACGCAATTTTACATTGGACCAAATGAGGGAACTAGTTCCGGAAGGAGAGCCTCGTTTCAGAAGGATCCCTGGACTTGCGATGGGGGAATATTATTATTCCATAATCCAAAAATCTCCGGGTAAAACCCAAATGAAAGAGATTGGAATTCCTTACCAGGAGTTCTTGGCTTTCGAGACCGGATTACTGAAAAAACCGGTCCTCGCATTTTTAGTTTGCCTTCTTCTTTTTTCCATAGCGATCAATTCGTTTTTCTCATTTTTTGTGATCCATCCTTTGGATAGATTATATTCCGCGTTGGAACTTGCTACCGAAGGAGATCTACAAAGAGAATTACATCCGGAAGCTTGGGATGAGATCGGAAGTTTAGCGGATCAATTTAATAGAATGATCCAGTCTATTCGAACCGAAGAAGATTCCGGCTATTCTTTTTTTAGTCGGAATGAAACTGCGCCTAGATCTGGCGGAGGGATTTCTTCTTGGAAAGAAATTTCTGATCGGATCAAAAAGACGAGTTCAGTTTCAGAATTAAGAAAATTCCTCACAGACCTACAAGGAAGCCAAGACTCACATCCGGTTCGTTCTAAATTAATTTTAAAACTCGGGTTGAAGATTAAGGATTATCGAACCGCATATATGGCAGCTCAAGAATTGAGAGAGATGGGGATTGTGAAAGATCCTGAGATGCTTTTTATACTCTCTTATTGTGCTAAAAAAATGGGCGATATCCAAGAAGCCATCCGTCTGTCGGAGGAGCTGAGAGCAATTTCCGAGAACCATACTCAGAACAACCTACATCTTGCGGATATGTATTATCATACAAATCGCTTGGATGAGGCCAGGGATCTTGCGGTTCAAATTCGTAAGGAACAGGGACCTTCCGCTGCAGTTACGAAACTTTTGAATGCGATAGAAAAAAAAGGCGCCTGA
- a CDS encoding amidohydrolase family protein, translated as MAPQIRKISGKFQNSKGSFIGTVELDPKTGLILSIQKDKVLQSSNEEELEFDPDKFTIFSGFGDIHVHAREDESGKHKYKEDFLSAGNAAINGGVIHIADMPNNPIPPTDDITYSKKRELADHSPVRITLYAGIGPHTKPLKAHVPYKAFMGPSIGELFFYSNEQLEETIRHYKGCNISFHCEDPEILEKSQNETYHEDRRPAIAETLATDFALYLIEKYELVGKLCHYSTEEGLKKIIDARKRGVKVKCEVTPTHLYFDRTMLTDENRHWFQMNPPLRGPEDKHALLQGVKEGWIDFLATDHAPHSIEEKLKGTSGISQLDTYSLFVTWLHKTAGISLEKISEICAENPGDFVAEFLPKEYGKGFGKIEEGYCGSFTVLDFQTPTTFKKEDIKSKSGWSPFEGVTFPGSITSVIHLGKKVR; from the coding sequence ATGGCTCCTCAAATCCGAAAAATTTCGGGAAAATTCCAAAACTCCAAAGGATCTTTTATAGGGACAGTGGAGTTGGATCCGAAAACAGGCCTTATACTTTCCATCCAGAAAGATAAAGTATTACAATCTTCTAATGAAGAAGAACTGGAATTTGACCCGGACAAATTTACGATCTTTTCAGGTTTCGGTGATATTCATGTGCATGCAAGAGAGGATGAATCCGGAAAACATAAATACAAAGAAGATTTTTTATCCGCTGGAAATGCTGCGATTAATGGAGGTGTGATCCATATTGCGGATATGCCTAATAATCCGATCCCTCCTACCGACGATATTACCTATTCCAAAAAGAGGGAACTCGCTGATCATTCTCCTGTCCGAATTACTTTATATGCAGGTATAGGTCCTCATACAAAACCTTTAAAAGCTCATGTTCCTTACAAGGCATTCATGGGTCCTTCTATTGGAGAATTATTCTTTTATTCTAATGAACAATTAGAAGAAACGATTCGTCATTACAAAGGTTGTAATATTAGTTTTCATTGCGAAGATCCTGAAATTTTAGAAAAAAGCCAGAACGAAACCTATCATGAGGATAGAAGGCCCGCTATTGCGGAAACTTTAGCTACAGACTTTGCACTCTATCTGATCGAAAAATACGAATTAGTCGGAAAGTTATGCCATTATTCTACGGAAGAAGGTCTGAAAAAAATCATAGATGCTCGTAAGAGAGGGGTCAAAGTAAAATGTGAAGTGACTCCGACTCATTTATATTTCGATAGAACCATGCTCACGGATGAAAACCGTCATTGGTTCCAAATGAATCCACCTTTAAGAGGACCTGAAGATAAACACGCCTTGCTCCAAGGTGTCAAAGAAGGTTGGATCGATTTTTTAGCAACTGATCATGCCCCACATTCTATCGAAGAAAAACTAAAAGGTACATCCGGAATTTCTCAACTAGATACGTATTCTTTGTTTGTGACTTGGTTACATAAAACGGCAGGGATCTCTTTGGAAAAAATTTCGGAGATCTGTGCGGAGAATCCCGGAGATTTTGTGGCGGAGTTTTTACCTAAAGAATACGGAAAAGGTTTTGGAAAGATCGAAGAAGGTTATTGCGGAAGTTTTACTGTTTTAGATTTTCAAACTCCGACTACATTCAAAAAAGAAGATATAAAAAGTAAAAGTGGTTGGTCCCCTTTCGAAGGTGTTACTTTTCCTGGAAGTATAACTTCTGTTATTCACCTCGGAAAAAAGGTAAGGTAG
- a CDS encoding methylated-DNA--[protein]-cysteine S-methyltransferase has translation MILSKEIQTPLGILLAGAVEEGICLLEFTEKERLDLQLTRLKKVFGEDIQPGKSKFFPQLEEQLQEYFQGKRKDFDIPLVVLGTNFQKKAWEALHSVIYGKTNSYEAQAIRIGDKNAVRAVAKANGENRIAILIPCHRIVGKSGDLTGYGGGLWRKKFLLELEQKFSDSPTLPFFRGE, from the coding sequence ATGATCCTCAGTAAAGAAATCCAAACCCCTTTAGGAATACTTCTCGCGGGTGCCGTAGAAGAAGGTATCTGCCTGTTGGAATTCACCGAAAAAGAGAGGTTGGACCTCCAACTCACTCGGCTCAAAAAAGTTTTCGGCGAGGATATCCAACCCGGCAAAAGTAAGTTTTTCCCTCAGTTAGAAGAACAACTTCAGGAATACTTCCAAGGTAAAAGAAAGGACTTCGATATTCCCCTTGTGGTCTTAGGCACTAACTTTCAGAAAAAAGCCTGGGAGGCACTACATTCGGTAATTTATGGAAAAACAAATTCTTATGAGGCCCAGGCAATCCGGATCGGAGATAAAAACGCAGTCCGTGCAGTGGCAAAAGCAAATGGAGAAAATCGGATCGCGATCTTGATCCCATGCCATAGGATCGTTGGCAAAAGTGGAGATCTAACCGGATATGGTGGCGGACTTTGGAGAAAAAAGTTCCTGCTTGAGTTAGAGCAAAAGTTCTCCGATTCTCCTACCTTACCTTTTTTCCGAGGTGAATAA
- a CDS encoding SDR family NAD(P)-dependent oxidoreductase: MDTQLKDKTALVTGSTAGIGLAIATGLAAEGAQVIINGRTKARVEEAISIIQKKFPKANLLGVEADFSSKEEVNKIASKFPNVDILVNNVGIFEPKDFVDIPDEDWIRFFEVNVLSGVRLSRAYLPSMLKKNWGRILFISSESGIQIPNEMIHYGVTKSAQISLGRGIAELTKGTNVTVNSILPGPTRSEGVEGFLEDLAKQQNVSTSTVEKEFFKNARPTSLLQRFATVEEVANLAVYLSSPLSSATNGAALRVDGGVVKSAF; this comes from the coding sequence ATGGATACCCAACTCAAAGATAAAACCGCATTAGTTACAGGATCAACCGCAGGGATCGGACTTGCAATCGCCACAGGCCTGGCGGCAGAAGGAGCACAGGTCATAATAAATGGTAGGACCAAGGCAAGAGTAGAAGAGGCAATCTCTATAATTCAGAAAAAGTTCCCTAAAGCAAATCTTCTAGGTGTAGAAGCGGATTTTTCCAGTAAGGAAGAAGTAAACAAAATCGCATCAAAGTTTCCTAATGTAGATATTCTTGTGAATAATGTCGGGATTTTCGAGCCTAAAGATTTTGTAGATATCCCGGACGAAGATTGGATCCGGTTTTTCGAAGTGAATGTTCTTAGCGGAGTCAGACTTTCCAGAGCTTATTTACCTTCTATGCTTAAAAAGAATTGGGGAAGGATCTTATTTATATCCAGCGAGTCCGGGATACAGATCCCGAATGAAATGATCCATTATGGAGTTACAAAAAGTGCCCAGATCTCTTTAGGCAGGGGAATTGCGGAACTTACAAAGGGAACCAATGTGACTGTGAATTCTATTCTACCGGGGCCGACTCGTTCCGAAGGTGTAGAAGGATTTCTGGAAGATCTTGCTAAACAACAAAACGTCTCCACTTCAACCGTAGAAAAAGAATTTTTCAAAAACGCAAGACCAACTTCTCTTCTACAAAGATTCGCAACAGTGGAAGAAGTAGCAAATCTCGCTGTTTATCTTTCTTCTCCACTTTCTTCCGCAACAAATGGTGCCGCACTTCGCGTGGATGGTGGAGTGGTTAAGTCTGCATTCTAA
- a CDS encoding LLM class flavin-dependent oxidoreductase: protein MIRLSVLDQSPIRKGGTASQAVQETIELAKLTDRLGYHRYWVSEHHNILGLAGSSPEVLISHLAGETKGIRMGSGGIMLPNHSSLKVAENFRMLETLFPGRIDLGLGRAPGGDRLTAAILNPSNSFVQNDFIQQLMDLRDFLTDNAEPDSIQEKVKAIPVAETCPELWILTSSGESALIAAHFGMALSFAQFINPTGGYASIQAYKERFQPSEALPIPHASVGIFVLCADTKEKAEELQAVMDRQLLNIEKGISEGILSYEEIKPYVYSDMERVRLLHNRGRMIVGTPDTVKKRILDLTGEYGIDEVVVSTITYDFKDRVRSYELLAEAFELENRL, encoded by the coding sequence ATGATCCGATTAAGCGTTTTAGATCAGTCTCCAATTCGTAAAGGTGGGACCGCGAGCCAGGCGGTCCAGGAGACGATCGAACTTGCGAAACTTACTGATAGGCTTGGGTATCATAGGTATTGGGTTTCGGAACATCATAATATTCTGGGATTGGCAGGATCTTCTCCTGAGGTATTGATCTCGCATCTTGCCGGTGAAACAAAAGGAATTCGTATGGGTTCCGGCGGGATTATGCTTCCGAATCATAGCTCGCTTAAGGTGGCCGAAAATTTTAGGATGCTCGAGACTTTATTTCCAGGAAGAATAGATCTGGGACTCGGCAGGGCTCCCGGTGGGGATCGACTAACAGCAGCTATATTGAATCCTTCCAATAGTTTTGTTCAAAATGATTTTATCCAACAATTGATGGACCTGCGAGACTTCTTGACGGACAACGCGGAACCTGATTCTATTCAGGAGAAGGTAAAAGCGATCCCAGTTGCAGAAACCTGTCCTGAACTTTGGATTTTAACTTCCAGCGGAGAAAGCGCTTTGATTGCAGCTCATTTTGGAATGGCTCTATCTTTTGCTCAGTTCATTAATCCAACCGGAGGATATGCGAGTATCCAGGCTTACAAAGAAAGATTTCAACCTTCCGAAGCTCTTCCAATTCCTCATGCAAGCGTGGGAATATTCGTATTATGCGCGGATACAAAAGAGAAGGCAGAAGAACTGCAAGCCGTAATGGACAGACAACTTTTAAATATTGAAAAAGGAATTAGCGAGGGTATACTTTCTTACGAAGAAATTAAACCGTACGTGTATTCAGATATGGAAAGAGTCAGATTATTACATAATCGAGGGAGAATGATTGTAGGAACTCCTGATACGGTTAAAAAAAGGATTTTAGATCTGACCGGGGAATATGGGATTGATGAAGTAGTGGTTTCTACGATCACTTATGACTTTAAAGACAGGGTTCGTTCTTACGAACTTTTGGCAGAAGCATTCGAATTGGAAAATAGATTATAA
- a CDS encoding acetyl-CoA C-acetyltransferase codes for MEEAVLLDGIRTPFGNFGGTLKDVSAVDLGVLVSKSLLERTGVNPSDIGESIFGNVVPTGKEAIYLARHIGLKTGLPITVPALTLNRLCGSGMEAIIQAAKKIYLGESEAVLAGGSESMSNAPYVVRNARWGVKYGSTEFEDSLEQGLTDQYVGLIMGATAENLADQYKISRAEQDEWAGISQTRAEKATVEGRLKEEILPVTVGGKKPVTLEKDEFIKGAASIEKLAGLRPAFREGGTVTAGNASGLNDGAAATIITSASYAKKIGKKPLAIIRGYGHAGCDPAKMGIGPALAIPIALKKAGLKLSDMSLVEVNEAFAAQYLAVQKELGLNPEITNVNGGAVAIGHPLGASGARVTITLAYELRRRKAKYGVASLCIGGGQGIALILENPEV; via the coding sequence ATGGAAGAAGCAGTTTTGTTGGACGGGATCCGCACCCCTTTCGGAAATTTCGGCGGAACATTAAAAGATGTAAGCGCAGTGGATTTAGGAGTATTAGTTTCTAAATCCTTGCTGGAAAGAACAGGAGTAAATCCTTCCGATATAGGTGAGTCTATTTTCGGGAACGTGGTACCTACCGGTAAAGAAGCTATCTATCTAGCGAGACATATCGGACTCAAAACCGGATTACCGATCACAGTTCCGGCTTTGACCTTAAATAGACTTTGCGGTTCCGGAATGGAAGCTATCATCCAAGCAGCTAAAAAAATCTACTTGGGAGAATCGGAAGCGGTTCTTGCAGGTGGATCCGAATCCATGAGCAATGCGCCTTACGTTGTGCGTAACGCAAGATGGGGAGTTAAATACGGTTCTACAGAATTCGAAGATTCATTAGAACAAGGATTAACCGACCAATATGTCGGCCTCATCATGGGAGCTACTGCGGAAAATCTTGCAGACCAATACAAGATCAGCAGAGCAGAACAAGACGAATGGGCAGGTATCTCTCAAACCAGAGCAGAAAAAGCTACTGTAGAAGGTAGACTAAAAGAAGAAATCCTTCCTGTGACTGTTGGTGGAAAAAAACCGGTTACATTAGAAAAAGATGAATTTATCAAAGGTGCAGCTTCTATCGAAAAACTTGCAGGACTAAGACCGGCTTTTAGAGAAGGTGGAACAGTTACTGCAGGAAACGCATCCGGCCTAAATGACGGAGCTGCTGCAACTATCATTACTTCTGCTTCTTATGCTAAGAAAATCGGCAAAAAACCTTTGGCGATCATCAGAGGATACGGACATGCGGGATGTGATCCTGCAAAAATGGGAATCGGACCTGCGTTAGCAATTCCTATCGCTCTTAAAAAAGCAGGCTTGAAACTTTCCGATATGAGCCTTGTAGAAGTGAACGAAGCGTTTGCAGCTCAGTATCTCGCAGTTCAAAAAGAATTGGGCTTAAATCCTGAAATTACAAACGTAAACGGTGGAGCAGTTGCAATCGGACATCCGCTCGGAGCAAGTGGCGCGAGAGTGACCATCACATTAGCTTACGAACTTAGAAGAAGAAAGGCAAAATACGGAGTCGCTTCTCTATGTATTGGCGGTGGCCAAGGGATAGCTCTCATCCTGGAAAACCCGGAAGTTTAA
- a CDS encoding neutral/alkaline non-lysosomal ceramidase N-terminal domain-containing protein produces MKKFRLAIILPFLFLFFSGSAFSGTAKPQIKDFNFEAGMSKVDITGPPTGIMFWGYAQEGQKGEGIHLRQFARVLVIKDPKSGNVLAYVTAELGGVPHEVQRDVVARLKKEVDPNFNLANVLLNASHTHSAPAGFFHYIQNSIYTTKFFPEYYSVITNGIFQAIKEAYSKKEIAQLLIGSATVEGAGVNRSLVAYQANPKAERDKYNSDTDKTMIQISVNTRRGVIGIVNWFGVHTTSMTFDNHLVSTDNKGYASYLSEFEASKRGQKDFIAIFAQANEGDVTPNLNLNNTGPGKDMFESTKIIGERQYLASSKILNDDNLRVLPSGLNYTQSFIDMPNSIVRKEFSETGKDEKTCLSAYGYALAAGSTEEGGGHWLFHEGMKDDDRKFYIDWLAARLLQAPSDELRVCQKPKAILFPMGETKPDPSLSQILPLGLATIGDFALIVSPNEVTTMSSRRMKETVKKVLGPKIKEIALSGLTNDFAGYITTKEEYSTQQYEGGHTLHGPFSLDLFRQEYHRLANDLLQNKASNQGTFPKDLSSTVIGTDVPHRDKISSFEPKIKTPNENIAKIGETVFCEVSSVNPNISYPKQKSYFDVEKKEGDKWITVYTDSSWATKFYYKKSFLPLFDDKIRLVWETDKNDPPGVYRLKHSSFYINKEGKEVPFSIDCPEFELK; encoded by the coding sequence ATGAAGAAATTCCGTTTAGCGATTATTCTTCCTTTCTTGTTTTTATTCTTTTCCGGTTCTGCATTTTCCGGAACTGCCAAACCTCAGATTAAAGATTTTAATTTCGAGGCAGGAATGTCTAAAGTAGATATCACAGGACCTCCAACCGGGATCATGTTCTGGGGTTATGCACAAGAAGGTCAAAAGGGAGAAGGTATACATCTCCGGCAGTTCGCAAGAGTCCTGGTCATCAAAGATCCTAAGAGCGGAAATGTATTGGCCTATGTGACTGCTGAATTAGGCGGAGTTCCTCATGAGGTCCAAAGAGACGTAGTAGCTCGATTGAAAAAGGAAGTAGATCCTAATTTTAATTTAGCAAATGTTCTCTTAAACGCTTCTCATACTCATAGTGCTCCGGCTGGATTCTTCCATTATATTCAAAATTCAATATATACTACCAAGTTTTTCCCGGAATACTATTCAGTAATCACAAACGGTATCTTCCAAGCAATCAAAGAGGCGTATTCCAAAAAAGAAATAGCTCAGTTATTGATAGGAAGTGCCACTGTAGAAGGAGCCGGAGTAAACCGTTCCTTAGTGGCCTACCAAGCAAATCCAAAAGCAGAAAGAGATAAATATAATTCCGATACTGATAAAACTATGATCCAAATCTCTGTAAATACCAGAAGAGGTGTGATCGGGATTGTGAATTGGTTCGGTGTGCATACAACTAGTATGACTTTCGATAATCATTTGGTATCAACCGATAACAAAGGGTATGCTTCTTATCTTTCGGAATTCGAGGCGTCAAAAAGAGGACAAAAAGATTTTATAGCGATCTTTGCTCAAGCAAACGAGGGAGATGTAACTCCCAATCTAAATCTGAATAATACCGGTCCTGGAAAAGATATGTTCGAGAGTACGAAGATCATTGGAGAAAGACAATATCTTGCGAGTTCTAAGATATTAAATGATGACAATCTTAGAGTTTTACCTTCGGGTCTCAATTATACTCAATCTTTTATAGATATGCCGAACTCGATCGTTCGTAAGGAATTTTCGGAAACAGGAAAAGACGAAAAAACTTGTTTGTCCGCATACGGATATGCTTTAGCGGCCGGTTCTACGGAAGAAGGTGGTGGGCATTGGCTTTTCCATGAAGGAATGAAGGACGATGATAGAAAATTCTATATTGATTGGTTAGCTGCAAGATTACTCCAAGCTCCAAGTGATGAATTAAGAGTCTGCCAAAAACCTAAAGCAATCCTATTTCCAATGGGAGAAACAAAACCCGATCCGTCTCTTTCTCAAATTCTTCCTTTGGGACTCGCCACAATAGGTGATTTTGCTTTGATCGTTTCACCTAATGAAGTAACTACGATGTCCAGTAGAAGAATGAAAGAAACAGTCAAAAAAGTTTTAGGACCTAAGATCAAAGAAATAGCTCTTTCAGGACTGACTAACGATTTTGCAGGATATATCACAACTAAGGAAGAATATTCTACCCAGCAATACGAAGGCGGTCATACTCTTCACGGACCTTTTAGTTTAGACCTTTTTAGACAAGAATATCACAGACTTGCAAATGATCTTTTACAAAACAAGGCAAGTAACCAAGGAACATTCCCTAAAGATCTGAGTTCTACAGTTATAGGCACTGACGTTCCTCATAGAGATAAGATCTCTTCTTTCGAACCTAAAATCAAAACTCCAAATGAGAATATCGCAAAGATAGGAGAAACCGTTTTTTGTGAAGTAAGTTCCGTAAATCCGAACATCTCTTATCCGAAACAAAAATCCTATTTCGATGTGGAGAAGAAAGAAGGAGACAAATGGATTACCGTTTATACGGACTCCAGCTGGGCCACTAAATTCTATTATAAAAAATCTTTCTTACCTTTGTTTGATGATAAGATTCGACTAGTTTGGGAAACGGATAAGAATGATCCTCCAGGAGTTTATAGACTGAAACATTCCTCCTTCTATATTAATAAAGAAGGGAAAGAAGTCCCCTTCTCCATTGATTGCCCTGAATTCGAATTAAAATAG
- a CDS encoding acetoacetate decarboxylase family protein, whose amino-acid sequence MKATASSKVKPKTKASKTTQHSPKKATNTKSKTQSPKRHFPAPWSLTGEGFLFPLFGRKSYNSEMAFLDEEDRKSYKGGLGSLMLVNYERSDVGPYYELLYIPGNFEHKDTNYKRITRIFVSSQTSVDEGIRNWAIPKERADFVWKKEGSITKVEVSRDGKTFFKIKIRTLGFNFPVSTSILPYVLLQKAEDGSKLSTAFIGTGKGKFARIESVWSDETIFPDFIKGGGMKTGIGASPFHLTFPVAENVE is encoded by the coding sequence ATGAAAGCAACCGCCTCTTCCAAGGTTAAACCAAAGACCAAAGCCTCAAAAACCACACAACATTCCCCTAAAAAAGCCACAAATACTAAGAGCAAAACCCAATCCCCTAAGAGACATTTTCCAGCTCCTTGGTCATTAACAGGAGAAGGGTTCCTGTTCCCATTATTCGGTAGGAAGTCCTACAATTCGGAAATGGCATTTTTGGATGAAGAAGATCGTAAATCCTATAAAGGAGGACTTGGTTCTTTGATGTTAGTGAACTACGAAAGATCCGATGTCGGACCTTATTACGAACTTTTATATATCCCGGGAAATTTCGAACACAAGGATACAAATTATAAAAGGATCACCCGCATTTTTGTATCTAGCCAAACTTCCGTAGACGAAGGAATTCGTAACTGGGCCATCCCAAAAGAAAGAGCAGACTTCGTTTGGAAAAAAGAAGGTTCAATAACAAAGGTAGAAGTTTCCAGAGACGGAAAAACCTTTTTCAAAATTAAGATCCGAACATTAGGTTTTAATTTTCCAGTAAGCACTTCTATTCTTCCCTACGTTCTTTTACAAAAAGCGGAAGATGGATCCAAACTAAGTACTGCATTTATAGGCACAGGCAAAGGAAAGTTCGCAAGGATAGAATCCGTTTGGTCTGATGAAACTATTTTTCCAGACTTTATCAAAGGTGGAGGAATGAAAACAGGAATAGGAGCTTCTCCTTTTCATCTCACCTTCCCCGTTGCGGAAAATGTAGAATAA